A single window of Eisenibacter elegans DSM 3317 DNA harbors:
- a CDS encoding DinB family protein, with protein sequence MATTRNQRPESHRPSQLPRHPTTAPAAVNSAQEVFFHIINNSTYHRAQIATELKQQGINPLATA encoded by the coding sequence TTGGCAACGACACGAAATCAAAGACCTGAAAGCCACCGACCTAGCCAACTACCAAGACACCCAACAACTGCTCCAGCAGCTGTCAATAGTGCTCAGGAGGTGTTTTTTCATATCATCAATAACTCAACCTACCACCGCGCCCAAATCGCTACCGAACTCAAGCAGCAAGGAATCAACCCCCTAGCTACGGCCTGA
- the kynU gene encoding kynureninase, which yields MMTNLTTPPHTFENSLAFAQQADAQDPLRPMRERYHFPQSTEGRPVLYYTGNSLGLQPKQTAAYVQEVLHKWASQGVEGHFVGDTRWYDYHHALKPAAARIVGALPEEVTLMNTLTVNLHLLMVSFYRPSPTRYKIMMEAGAFPSDQYAVESQVRHHGYSPDAAIVELSPRPGEHTLRPEDILQAIQAEGDSLALVMLGGVNYYTGQLFDMQAITKAAHQVGAVVGFDLAHAAGNVALSLHDWDVDFAAWCTYKYLNSSPGGVSGVFIHQRHAQNTELHRFAGWWGYDDKTRFEMKKGFKAIPNADGWQLSNGQILTLAAHKAALQLFDEVGMEALIAKSRQLTAYLEFVIKEAAADQPDALTIITPADPQARGCQLSILTDHRGKQLFDYLHQHGVIPDWREPNVIRFAPVPMYNSFEEVYQLGQLLSQALKLY from the coding sequence ATGATGACCAACCTTACCACTCCCCCCCATACTTTTGAAAACAGCTTGGCCTTTGCCCAACAGGCCGACGCACAAGATCCGCTCCGCCCAATGCGCGAGCGCTACCATTTTCCGCAGAGCACCGAGGGCCGTCCTGTGCTCTATTATACCGGCAACTCCCTTGGCCTACAGCCCAAACAAACCGCCGCCTACGTACAGGAGGTGCTCCACAAGTGGGCCAGCCAAGGGGTCGAGGGGCACTTCGTGGGCGACACCCGTTGGTATGACTACCACCACGCCCTCAAGCCCGCCGCCGCACGCATTGTAGGCGCGCTGCCCGAGGAGGTTACGCTGATGAACACCCTCACCGTCAACCTACACCTGCTGATGGTCAGCTTCTACCGCCCCAGCCCTACGCGCTACAAAATTATGATGGAGGCCGGTGCTTTCCCCTCCGACCAATACGCCGTAGAGTCGCAGGTACGCCACCACGGCTACAGCCCTGATGCCGCCATTGTAGAGCTAAGCCCCCGCCCGGGAGAGCATACCCTCCGCCCCGAAGACATCTTACAGGCCATCCAAGCCGAAGGCGACAGCCTCGCCCTGGTGATGTTGGGTGGGGTAAACTATTACACTGGCCAGCTATTTGATATGCAGGCCATCACCAAGGCCGCCCACCAAGTGGGGGCTGTGGTCGGCTTTGACCTTGCCCACGCCGCCGGAAACGTCGCCCTGTCCCTACATGATTGGGACGTAGACTTTGCCGCTTGGTGTACCTACAAGTACCTCAACTCCAGCCCGGGGGGCGTGTCGGGCGTGTTCATACACCAGCGCCACGCCCAAAACACCGAGCTACACCGATTCGCCGGGTGGTGGGGCTACGACGACAAGACCCGCTTCGAAATGAAAAAGGGCTTCAAGGCCATCCCCAATGCCGACGGATGGCAGCTCAGCAACGGCCAAATCCTGACCTTGGCCGCCCACAAAGCCGCCCTTCAGCTCTTCGACGAAGTAGGGATGGAAGCCCTCATTGCCAAAAGCCGCCAACTGACGGCCTACCTTGAGTTTGTCATCAAGGAGGCCGCCGCCGACCAACCCGATGCCCTGACCATCATCACCCCCGCCGACCCACAAGCCCGTGGCTGTCAGCTCTCTATCCTGACAGACCATCGCGGCAAGCAGCTCTTCGACTACCTGCACCAACACGGTGTCATCCCCGATTGGCGCGAGCCCAATGTCATCCGCTTTGCCCCCGTACCGATGTACAATAGCTTCGAGGAGGTCTACCAACTAGGCCAACTCCTCTCACAAGCCCTCAAGTTGTACTAG
- a CDS encoding acyl-CoA thioesterase produces the protein MNMLSEYPESTAIIRFQDCDPLGHLNNAKYFDYFFNSREDLVPEKYGVNPVTFFKKYQSGWVIYNHQISYLRSALPGERVAIRSGIIFYDHDTVVTEYLMTDLSRQQLMAVLWATSKFIDGKTGKKSTHPEEVVAFLERAYIPGADYHPTKFQDRIRVVKTLLSELVG, from the coding sequence ATGAATATGCTATCAGAATACCCTGAGTCTACCGCCATCATCCGCTTTCAAGACTGCGACCCACTCGGCCACCTCAACAATGCCAAATACTTTGACTACTTCTTCAACTCCCGCGAAGACCTAGTGCCCGAAAAGTACGGCGTCAATCCCGTTACGTTTTTCAAGAAATACCAATCTGGTTGGGTCATCTACAACCATCAGATTTCGTATCTGCGCTCAGCACTTCCGGGCGAGCGTGTGGCCATCCGCTCCGGCATCATCTTCTACGACCACGACACCGTCGTTACCGAATACCTCATGACCGACCTCTCCCGGCAACAACTAATGGCCGTGCTGTGGGCCACCAGCAAATTTATAGATGGCAAAACAGGCAAAAAAAGCACCCACCCCGAGGAAGTCGTGGCCTTCTTGGAGCGTGCCTACATCCCCGGCGCCGACTATCACCCTACCAAATTCCAAGACCGCATCCGAGTAGTCAAAACCCTTTTGAGTGAGTTGGTGGGGTAG
- a CDS encoding response regulator transcription factor: MHKLLLAEDDHNFSLMLKAFLEMNGFVITLCHNGQEALEVLQTQRFDACILDVMMPKLDGFSVAEKIQQQYRETPFVFLTAKSLKEDQIKGYQLGAVDYLVKPFDPEILLLKLRVLLQQTLKNTVDPHTLGSFRFDPTKRLLHLGDNTQKLSPKEAALLQLLLEKQGEVLTHEEALLKIWKNDDYFTKQSLNVFITKLRKYLAADPAYLIEIENLHSTGFILKCVGK, encoded by the coding sequence ATGCATAAGTTACTCCTTGCCGAAGATGATCATAACTTCAGCCTCATGCTCAAAGCTTTTTTGGAAATGAATGGCTTTGTCATTACCCTGTGCCACAATGGGCAAGAGGCGCTGGAGGTGTTGCAAACCCAACGCTTTGATGCCTGTATCTTGGATGTGATGATGCCCAAATTGGATGGCTTTTCGGTAGCCGAAAAGATACAGCAACAATACCGCGAGACCCCTTTTGTATTCTTGACGGCCAAATCCTTGAAAGAAGACCAAATCAAAGGATACCAGCTTGGAGCGGTAGACTATCTGGTCAAGCCTTTTGACCCCGAGATACTGCTGCTTAAGCTGAGAGTGCTGCTACAACAAACTCTCAAAAACACTGTCGATCCCCATACTTTGGGAAGCTTTCGCTTTGACCCTACCAAACGCCTGCTTCACTTAGGCGACAACACCCAAAAGCTCAGCCCCAAAGAAGCCGCCTTGCTGCAACTGCTGCTCGAAAAACAAGGTGAAGTATTGACACACGAAGAGGCCTTGCTCAAAATTTGGAAAAATGATGATTATTTCACCAAGCAAAGTCTCAATGTCTTTATCACCAAACTACGCAAATACTTGGCCGCAGACCCCGCCTACCTCATCGAGATTGAAAACCTACACAGTACTGGCTTTATACTAAAGTGTGTGGGGAAATGA
- a CDS encoding sensor histidine kinase — protein sequence MRIFRFRSKPVTAYHLIIYLIAFPAGLIVGLEVATIINLVEDKRAIFEASVARGVESAQQQYQRWSSHTSTVEDQESYNLLYTSADSNFVLMVAQSAQVYPLLDFQPDTLLPKQRLQQFLSFKDTLEATRPRRHPNLKEFYLFRSIQMCAQCERDIQSVAQIFPLDSLLRQHIAPADDLALGFYNLKTANYGYLSPGADTEQLNKTRFRYAFTEKEELRLYFPTERHWLLRALLLPITTAIAMVGITMFCFLLASRLVMKQHRLSIQKNDFINNVTHELKTPIATITFAIANIENESVIRQPDLIRQFTKVIKEENKRLNAQVEKVLQAAVSDRKAFELQQEPVDLHQVLDYLADAYTLKISDKGLIHRQFEALSAIVIGDVFHLSNALSNLIDNAVKYSPDKLDITLKTESSPVHLRVSVIDQGLGISRDKQALIFDKFYRVPTGNIHNIKGFGLGLSYTKAIVEQHKGSIEVRSRLGRGSTFVLTLPLQTQEPPSGASEQNQQQSKSTTDA from the coding sequence ATGCGTATCTTTAGGTTTCGGTCTAAGCCTGTTACGGCTTATCATCTCATTATTTATCTCATTGCCTTTCCTGCCGGACTGATTGTAGGGTTGGAGGTGGCTACTATTATCAACTTGGTAGAAGACAAACGGGCTATCTTTGAGGCCTCCGTAGCTAGGGGGGTAGAGTCCGCCCAACAGCAATACCAACGCTGGAGCAGCCACACCTCTACTGTAGAAGACCAAGAAAGCTATAACCTGCTGTATACCAGTGCCGACAGTAATTTTGTATTGATGGTGGCACAAAGCGCCCAAGTCTATCCACTACTCGACTTCCAACCTGATACGCTTTTGCCCAAACAGCGGCTGCAGCAGTTTTTGAGCTTCAAAGATACCCTAGAGGCTACCCGCCCTAGGCGACACCCCAACCTCAAGGAGTTCTACCTTTTTCGCAGCATTCAGATGTGCGCCCAATGTGAGCGCGATATTCAGAGTGTAGCCCAGATATTCCCCCTAGACTCATTGTTGCGACAACATATCGCCCCAGCCGACGACCTAGCGCTGGGTTTTTATAACCTAAAAACAGCCAACTATGGCTACCTTAGCCCCGGAGCCGATACCGAGCAACTCAACAAAACCCGCTTTCGATATGCCTTCACCGAAAAAGAAGAACTACGGCTTTATTTCCCTACAGAGCGGCATTGGTTGTTGAGAGCTTTGTTGTTGCCCATCACCACCGCCATTGCCATGGTAGGTATTACGATGTTTTGTTTTTTGTTGGCTTCTAGGTTGGTAATGAAACAACATCGGCTGAGCATACAGAAAAACGATTTTATCAATAATGTAACCCACGAGCTCAAAACACCTATTGCCACCATCACCTTTGCAATTGCCAATATCGAGAATGAGTCAGTAATCCGCCAACCTGACCTTATTCGGCAGTTTACCAAGGTAATCAAGGAAGAAAACAAACGCCTCAATGCCCAAGTCGAAAAAGTATTGCAGGCTGCTGTCAGCGACCGAAAGGCCTTTGAGCTTCAACAAGAGCCAGTAGACCTCCACCAAGTGTTGGACTATTTGGCAGATGCTTATACCCTGAAGATAAGTGACAAAGGCTTGATACACCGACAGTTTGAGGCCCTATCAGCCATTGTAATTGGGGATGTGTTTCACCTTTCTAATGCGCTCTCCAACCTGATAGACAACGCCGTCAAGTATTCTCCCGACAAGCTCGATATCACCCTCAAAACCGAAAGCAGCCCCGTTCATCTTCGGGTTTCGGTCATAGACCAAGGGCTGGGTATCAGCCGCGACAAACAAGCCCTGATTTTTGATAAATTCTACCGCGTGCCTACCGGCAACATACACAATATCAAAGGGTTTGGTCTTGGGCTGAGTTATACCAAGGCCATCGTAGAGCAACATAAGGGCAGCATCGAAGTACGTAGCCGTTTAGGGCGTGGCAGCACCTTTGTACTAACCCTGCCGTTACAAACCCAAGAGCCGCCCTCGGGCGCTTCGGAGCAAAACCAACAACAATCAAAATCAACTACTGATGCATAA
- a CDS encoding SDR family oxidoreductase produces the protein MFATAVFSGKTALVTGGGSGIGKAIATQLLQNGATVWICGRNEARLQSATEELSVFGQCQWAVADIRQPEALLQLADRIAAQGQGLDLLVNNAGGQFLAPAERIPYKGWLAVIENNLHGTWLTTTTMAQRFFIPQRQGVVVNIIANMFRGFPGMAHTGAARAGVDNLTKTLAVEWSVYNIRVNAVAPGIIQTSGLETYPPEVQQMLNRAPKTIPAKRLGTADEVAHSVLFLASPFAEYITGETLYVDGGQRLWGDMWDLN, from the coding sequence ATGTTTGCTACTGCTGTATTTTCTGGAAAAACGGCTCTCGTAACTGGCGGCGGGAGCGGCATTGGCAAGGCCATCGCCACACAATTGCTTCAGAACGGGGCAACGGTCTGGATTTGTGGCCGCAATGAGGCGCGCCTCCAAAGTGCCACAGAGGAGTTGTCTGTTTTTGGGCAGTGCCAATGGGCAGTGGCCGACATCCGCCAGCCGGAGGCGCTCCTCCAATTGGCCGACCGCATAGCCGCCCAAGGACAAGGGCTAGACCTATTGGTCAACAATGCCGGAGGGCAGTTTCTGGCTCCTGCTGAGCGGATTCCCTACAAAGGCTGGCTAGCAGTGATTGAAAACAACCTTCACGGTACTTGGCTGACAACCACTACTATGGCGCAGCGCTTTTTTATCCCACAGCGCCAAGGGGTAGTGGTCAATATTATTGCCAATATGTTTCGGGGCTTTCCCGGAATGGCACACACAGGCGCAGCAAGGGCAGGCGTAGACAACCTCACCAAAACCTTGGCCGTGGAATGGTCGGTATACAATATCCGTGTCAATGCCGTAGCGCCGGGCATCATTCAGACCTCGGGGCTGGAGACGTACCCGCCTGAGGTTCAACAAATGCTCAACCGCGCGCCCAAAACGATTCCAGCCAAAAGACTAGGAACAGCCGACGAAGTAGCCCATAGCGTCTTGTTTTTGGCCAGCCCATTTGCCGAATATATCACCGGAGAAACACTGTATGTAGATGGTGGACAGAGGCTTTGGGGGGATATGTGGGACTTAAATTGA
- a CDS encoding rhomboid family intramembrane serine protease gives MRITYNAPFVLTYTLVCLVITSIDFLLLNNLVITQNFFTVYPFGTAPMSLTNPLAYWRLFSHALGHADFNHLLGNFTFILLLGPILEEKYGSDKLLWMSFLTAFITGILNASLFSSALLGASGIVFMMILLASFTNMRAGTIPLTFLLIAGLFLGKEIYNTMFVENNTSEFAHILGGISGAVFGYIFGIRPKETA, from the coding sequence ATGAGAATTACTTACAACGCCCCCTTTGTATTGACCTATACCTTGGTGTGTTTGGTTATCACCTCTATCGATTTTTTATTGTTAAACAATCTGGTCATTACACAAAACTTTTTTACGGTCTACCCTTTCGGCACTGCGCCGATGTCATTGACCAATCCGCTGGCCTATTGGCGGCTTTTTTCGCACGCCTTGGGGCACGCCGACTTCAATCACTTGCTCGGGAACTTTACCTTTATCTTGCTGCTGGGGCCCATCCTAGAAGAGAAGTACGGGTCTGATAAATTGCTGTGGATGAGCTTCTTGACTGCGTTCATTACCGGTATACTCAATGCCAGCCTCTTTAGTAGTGCCCTCTTGGGAGCCAGCGGTATTGTATTTATGATGATTTTATTGGCTTCTTTTACCAATATGCGCGCCGGAACTATCCCCCTGACCTTCCTCTTGATTGCTGGCCTGTTTTTAGGCAAAGAAATCTATAATACGATGTTTGTAGAAAACAACACCTCAGAGTTTGCCCACATCTTAGGTGGCATTAGTGGTGCAGTATTTGGATACATCTTTGGTATCCGACCCAAAGAAACTGCCTAA
- a CDS encoding leucine-rich repeat domain-containing protein, with translation MILTGLDLYDENLTALPPQIGVLKKLEKLSLRWNKLQTLPPELDPLTNLERLWLKNNQLQTLPDTLLDIPNVRVYVLCNPDLQVSDALRESGKFVLGNTQRVLKIV, from the coding sequence TTGATACTCACAGGGCTTGATTTATATGATGAAAACTTGACTGCGCTACCGCCTCAGATAGGGGTCTTGAAAAAGCTTGAGAAATTAAGCTTACGCTGGAATAAACTCCAAACCCTGCCTCCTGAGTTAGATCCGCTCACTAATTTGGAAAGATTATGGCTAAAAAATAACCAACTCCAAACCTTGCCTGATACGCTTCTGGATATTCCGAATGTGCGGGTTTATGTGTTGTGTAACCCTGATTTGCAGGTTTCGGATGCGCTTCGGGAGAGTGGGAAATTTGTTTTGGGTAACACCCAAAGGGTTCTGAAAATCGTATAG
- a CDS encoding amidohydrolase family protein — protein MIKYRFYTLLSALCLCSAALLGQNPSPADPQTKPIVIKGATLHIGDGQVLENTAIRFENGLITGIGAEAAEAGAEVIDATGQHVYPGLILPNNILGLSEVGAVRATHDYAEVGDLTPNVRALIAYNTDSEIIPTMRANGILLVQTTPKGGTLSGSSSVMMLDGWNWEDAALHIDDGHHLRWMSQFQWSWEQRKMVKNEGRVQQIAELELFFGEAQQYFKAKPATKNLKMEAMRGVFEGTQNLYIHANTAKEMIEAVLFAKKFGIAKIVLVGAADAHLIVDFLKEHQLPVILNRLHRLPIRDEEGVFVPYQLPKILHEAGIKVALAYDDREPMGARNLPFQAGTAVAYGLDKEAALQMVTANAAEILGVSAFVGTLAKGKQATLVVSGGDLLDMRSNRVTHAFIQGRNIDLDTRHKRLYNMYKTKYGVE, from the coding sequence ATGATAAAGTACCGCTTTTATACCCTGCTGTCGGCGCTATGTTTGTGCTCGGCGGCGCTTTTGGGGCAGAACCCTAGCCCTGCCGACCCACAAACGAAGCCTATTGTTATTAAAGGGGCTACGCTACACATAGGCGACGGGCAGGTGCTCGAAAATACAGCCATCCGCTTTGAGAACGGCCTCATCACGGGCATTGGCGCGGAGGCTGCCGAAGCCGGAGCAGAGGTGATTGACGCTACCGGGCAACACGTGTACCCGGGCTTGATTTTGCCCAACAATATCTTGGGACTTTCAGAAGTGGGCGCTGTGCGTGCTACCCACGACTATGCAGAGGTGGGCGACTTGACTCCCAACGTACGCGCTTTGATTGCCTACAATACGGACTCTGAAATCATCCCGACGATGCGTGCCAACGGCATCTTGTTGGTACAAACTACGCCCAAAGGTGGAACGCTATCGGGCAGTTCGTCGGTGATGATGCTCGACGGCTGGAACTGGGAAGATGCCGCGCTGCACATAGACGACGGCCACCACCTGCGCTGGATGTCGCAGTTTCAGTGGTCGTGGGAGCAGCGCAAGATGGTCAAAAACGAAGGACGTGTGCAGCAAATTGCAGAGCTAGAGCTGTTTTTTGGCGAAGCCCAGCAGTATTTTAAGGCCAAACCTGCCACCAAAAACCTGAAAATGGAAGCGATGCGCGGCGTGTTTGAGGGCACACAAAATCTCTACATCCACGCCAATACGGCCAAGGAAATGATAGAGGCGGTCTTGTTTGCCAAGAAGTTCGGCATTGCCAAGATTGTGTTGGTAGGCGCTGCGGATGCACACCTGATTGTCGACTTCTTGAAGGAACACCAGCTCCCTGTGATTCTCAATCGCCTGCATCGCCTGCCCATTCGAGATGAAGAGGGGGTGTTTGTGCCTTATCAGCTCCCCAAAATCTTGCACGAGGCAGGCATCAAAGTAGCCCTAGCCTATGACGACCGCGAGCCGATGGGCGCACGCAATCTGCCCTTTCAGGCCGGTACGGCAGTGGCATATGGCCTTGACAAAGAGGCAGCCTTACAGATGGTTACGGCCAACGCTGCCGAGATCTTGGGGGTGAGTGCATTTGTCGGCACGCTGGCCAAGGGCAAGCAAGCCACGTTGGTGGTGTCGGGCGGAGACCTACTCGATATGCGCAGCAACCGCGTTACACACGCCTTTATCCAAGGGCGGAATATCGACCTCGATACCCGCCACAAGCGCCTCTACAATATGTACAAGACCAAGTACGGCGTAGAGTAA